A stretch of Carya illinoinensis cultivar Pawnee chromosome 14, C.illinoinensisPawnee_v1, whole genome shotgun sequence DNA encodes these proteins:
- the LOC122293700 gene encoding uncharacterized protein LOC122293700, producing MHPNLVVNQASLSLATYKEAQGSRKNTPQASSTQTGWSPPSSGSIKINWDAAVDVPQARVGIGLVARDHEGKVLVTKQFLVSCIPDPLLAEALGAFQAASLAKDLEFSPVILEGDALRIVNGINQQVERWDRVGMVMYDTSLVLSSLCQWSMAFVRRCGNQMAHNLAKDSLKLGESSVVVVFGPPCNRVSPSSLV from the coding sequence ATGCATCCGAATCTGGTGGTGAATCAAGCATCACTATCTCTTGCAACTTATAAGGAGGCCCAAGGAAGTAGGAAAAATACACCTCAAGCATCTAGTACTCAAACTGGGTGGTCTCCTCCTTCTTCAGGTTCAATTAAAATTAACTGGGATGCTGCTGTGGATGTGCCCCAAGCTAGAGTTGGCATTGGTCTGGTGGCCCGAGACCATGAAGGCAAGGTTTTAGTCACAAAGCAGTTTCTTGTCTCCTGCATTCCTGACCCTCTATTGGCTGAAGCTTTAGGAGCTTTTCAGGCAGCTTCTCTGGCTAAGGACTTGGAGTTCAGCCCTGTCATCTTGGAAGGGGACGCTTTGCGGATAGTGAATGGCATTAATCAACAGGTTGAGAGATGGGATAGGGTGGGAATGGTCATGTATGACACTAGTTTGGTGCTATCCAGTCTATGCCAATGGTCTATGGCTTTTGTTAGGAGGTGTGGCAATCAAATGGCTCACAATCTGGCCAAGGATTCCCTTAAGCTAGGAGAGAGTTCAGTTGTTGTGGTCTTTGGACCTCCCTGTAATCGTGTATCTCCATCTTCCTTGGTTTAA